The Anopheles coluzzii chromosome 2, AcolN3, whole genome shotgun sequence genome window below encodes:
- the LOC120948448 gene encoding ubiquitin carboxyl-terminal hydrolase 20 codes for MKCAHLHNVVQLSLVELCKLKKDESCTDCETNGPNLWICLQKNCLHIGCSEQYKDHSTIHFQTNRTHCIHMNLSSQRVWCYLCESELFLTKQPNSHQHQQQQHHHHHYHNRRSSVVSNDSSDNSRYSSMNNDKLIVHADKLVSSASTASGYGGTTTGDSCDSSGEEEDFERHGKWNGLVGLQNLANTCYMNAALQALSNSPPLTGYFLDCGAILETDLLGGTNPAVTKPGLSKHYYKLIREMWCKNRRYVVPSGILCGIRIVHPMFRGYQQHDTQEFLRCFMDQLHEELKEVTAPPPPDVLSRDAIDELDDHSDGRPSPCSSPSPSQSEGEYETCDSGVSERSSLSDDQLSPTKLLASKRFRTLSTRSPSPPGSGGDSIANQRILPTTRTRTCSIRQHSPVGSNRSNASIASSASVNMAASSSPGTSGGGGGGGGGAGDPSDGATAKEKLPQRSIISDIFDGKLLSSVQCLTCDRVSTREETFQDLSLPIPGKDHLAVLHQTQGMGSSGSVSSLSPGTVGSGSGGTSSGSGLGASSSGGSSGSASSGITCSDAVYPVNGDSWLWWFWNLPFWSWVRSWFWGPAVTLHDCMAAFFSADELKGDNMYSCERCNKLRNGVKYSRVLALPEMLCVHLKRFRHDLSYSSKISSPVHFPLYGLDMRPYLHKDCRSEVTSYDLCAVICHHGTVGGGHYTSFAKHDPTGKWFEFDDQLVTQVTPEHVQSCEAYVLFYRKNNAKMATVRAQASNLLAMQEHASDIRFYVSRNWLHRFNTFAEPGPIDNWTLLCPHGAFPPNKASHFSKLVVPFPQALWDFLYKKFGGGPVCNHLSTCNICKKAAETLSRRQHYELETFTAFNDDFQFNDTPTTIYAISMAWFRQWQLFARGLTTDDPGPIQNKSIAIQGDTSVPLRNVRPFSDYAQINANLWHFFHGIYGGGPEIVLQGNPVPPPAAVTKMHQSQEEHPAKPHQQQQQHHSQQQQHKERSTESMDVSDEGSMTNAKQTDQDSAIEVTITEPLPTPQQQHHPASSSAGNMNVSLPSVGTTNARPQKSVSFEDKDAYHDEDSSGDELPEDDVPSSTKQQIFVSSAGASKRKSQPKSGMGSSSSRRNESGGKTAGGSDTGPATTKRKQHVTSSKHHHQHEATPPVAMNGGDCVGNAASVAVTAAAQGVEHLEIGTKKDRRFKASLMKAYGFFGPEGTYQTSSIDHSNGSDSFGNASSTLPRAESLSFHTATSSATGINGRTVASSSSVPAFVGQSVETSAMSGTPNKMTMQDVTMVLAPLPQPIANDSSSSTPSVANMHESTNELLEDDNDSKTGSSSLASTTSSAKMYQPHTSSSRKGHHRYADSGASDAQSDSVTEKITGGMPFGRRKLKMKYMKKLTGRKAGSSGGRGRNGAVVDGDIGTDDGDGSVVPLVLNGLGDGYAAGEGESVK; via the exons ATGAAATGCGCTCACCTGCACAACGTCGTGCAGCTCTCGTTGGTGGAGTTGTGCAAGCTGAAAAAG GATGAATCATGTACGGATTGCGAAACCAATGGGCCGAATCTGTGGATATGTCTGCAAAAGAATTGTCTTCATATTGGGTGTTCGGAGCAGTACAAGGATCACAGCACCATTCATTTCCAAACGAATCGAACGCATTGCATCCACATGAATCTATCCTCACAACGTGTTTGGTGTTATCTGTGCGAATCCGAATTATTCCTTACAAAACAACCGAAttcgcaccagcaccagcagcagcaacaccatcatcatcattaccatAACCGGCGGTCGTCGGTTGTGAGCAATGATTCGAGCGATAACAGCCGCTACTCGTCGATGAACAACGACAAGCTGATTGTACATGCGGACAAACTGGTGTCGAGTGCATCCACGGCATCTGGTTACGGTGGCACAACGACAGGTGATTCTTGTGATAGCAGCGGCGAAGAGGAAGATTTCGAGCGACATGGCAAATGGAACGGTTTGGTCGGATTGCAGAACCTGGCCAACACGTGCTACATGAACGCGGCCCTGCAAGCACTAAGCAACAGCCCGCCACTTACCGGGTATTTTCTGGACTGTGGAGCCATACTCGAGACCGATCTGTTGGGCGGTACAAACCCGGCGGTTACCAAGCCGGGTCTGTCGAAGCACTACTACAAGCTGATTCGAGAGATGTGGTGTAAGAACCGCCGGTACGTCGTACCCAGTGGCATATTGTGTGGAATCCGCATCGTACATCCTATGTTTCGCGGATATCAGCAGCACGACACGCAGGAGTTCTTGCGATGCTTCATGGACCAGTTGCACGAGGAGCTGAAAGAAGTTACCGCCCCTCCTCCGCCAGATGTACTCTCGAGGGATGCGATCGATGAGCTTGATGATCATTCCGACGGGCGTCCTTCACCCTGTTCATCACCGTCGCCATCGCAGTCGGAGGGAGAGTACGAAACGTGTGACAGCGGGGTGTCGGAACGTTCCAGCCTGTCCGATGACCAGCTGTCTCCGACCAAGCTGTTGGCAAGCAAGCGTTTCCGCACATTATCAACCCGTTCGCCGAGCCCACCCGGTTCCGGTGGAGACAGCATTGCAAACCAAAGAATACTACCAACGACACGAACACGCACCTGTTCCATCCGGCAGCATTCACCCGTGGGAAGCAACCGATCGAACGCCAGTATCGCTTCGTCCGCCAGTGTGAACATGGCCGCTTCAAGCAGTCCAGGAActagtggtggtggcggtggaggaggtggaggtgCTGGTGATCCGTCCGACGGTGCCACCGCAAAAGAAAAGCTGCCTCAGCGCTCGATAATAAGTGATATTTTCGATGGCAAGCTGCTCTCGTCAGTTCAGTGTCTCACGTGCGATCGAGTGTCAACGCGCGAGGAAACGTTCCAGGATCTTTCGTTGCCCATCCCCGGCAAGGATCATCTAGCCGTGCTGCATCAAACACAGGGCATGGGTTCGTCGGGGTCAGTATCCAGCCTCTCTCCGGGTACGGTTGGAAGTGGAAGTGGTGGCACGTCGAGCGGTAGCGGCCTTGGAGCGAGCTCGAGCGGTGGATCCAGTGGTAGTGCAAGCAGTGGCATTACCTGCTCGGACGCTGTATATCCAGTAAACGGTGACAGCTGGCTGTGGTGGTTCTGGAACTTACCGTTTTGGAGCTGGGTACGGTCGTGGTTCTGGGGCCCGGCCGTGACACTGCACGACTGTATGGCGGCTTTCTTCAGCGCAGACGAGCTGAAAGGTGACAACATGTACAGCTGTGAGCGGTGCAACAAGCTGCGCAATGGTGTGAAATATTCGCGCGTGCTTGCCTTGCCGGAGATGCTGTGTGTACATTTGAAGCGTTTTCGCCACGACCTTTCGTACAGTTCCAAAATTTCCAGCCCAGTCCATTTCCCGCTGTACGGGCTGGACATGAGGCCGTACCTGCACAAGGACTGTAGATCGGAAGTAACTTCTTACGATCTGTGCGCTGTCATTTGCCATCACGGTACGGTTGGCGGTGGGCACTACACGTCTTTTGCAAAGCACGACCCAACCGGCAAGTGGTTCGAGTTCGATGATCAGCTGGTCACGCAGGTTACGCCAGAACACGTCCAAAGCTGCGAGGCGTACGTTCTATTCTACCGAAAAAACAACGCAAAGATGGCCACGGTACGAGCGCAGGCAAGCAATCTGCTAGCGATGCAGGAACACGCGTCTGACATTCGCTTTTACGTGTCACGTAATTGGCTTCATCG CTTCAACACATTTGCCGAACCGGGACCTATCGACAACTGGACGTTGCTCTGCCCGCACGGTGCATTCCCACCAAACAAGGCGTCCCACTTCTCCAAGTTGGTCGTGCCATTTCCACAGGCCCTGTGGGactttttgtacaaaaaattCGGCGGTGGGCCGGTGTGCAACCACCTGTCAACGTGTAATATCTGCAAAAAGGCTGCCGAAACGCTGTCTCGGCGGCAGCACTACGAGCTGGAAACGTTCACCGCGTTCAATGATGATTTTCAG TTCAACGATACACCAACCACAATTTATGCGATCTCGATGGCCTGGTTCAGACAGTGGCAGCTGTTCGCTCGCGGGCTTACAACTGACGACCCGGGACcaattcaaaacaaatcaatcgcCATACAGGGTGACACCAGCGTGCCACTTCGAAATGTACGCCCGTTCTCTGACTATGCACAGATCAACGCGAACCTGTGGCACTTTTTCCACGGCATATACGGCGGTGGTCCTGAAATTGTTTTACAGGGTAATCCTGTTCCACCACCAGCTGCTGTAACGAAAATGCATCAATCGCAGGAGGAACATCCAGCAAAAccgcatcaacagcagcaacagcatcattcgcaacagcaacaacacaag GAGCGGTCTACTGAATCCATGGATGTTTCGGACGAAGGATCGATGACCAACGCTAAGCAAACGGACCAAGATTCTGCAATCGAGGTAACCATAACTGAACCGTTGCCGAcaccacaacagcaacatcaccCTGCTTCGTCGAGCGCCGGCAACATGAATGTCTCCTTGCCCAGCGTTGGAACGACAAATGCGCGGCCACAGAAAAGTGTTTCGTTTGAGGATAAAGATGCCTACCACGATGAAGACAGTAGTGGTGACGAACTGCCGGAGGATGATGTACCCAGTTCCACAAAGCAGCAAATATTCGTTTCATCTGCTGGAGCGAGTAAGCGAAAATCACAACCTAAGTCCGGCAtgggatcatcatcatctcgaCGTAATGAATCGGGTGGAAAAACAGCTGGTGGTTCTGATACTGGTCCGGCAACAACGAAACGCAAGCAACACGTAACAAGTAGCaagcatcaccatcagcatgAAGCAACACCTCCAGTTGCTATGAATGGGGGAGATTGTGTAGGCAATGCAGCATCGGTAGCGGTTACCGCCGCCGCACAAGGGGTCGAGCATTTGGAAATAGGCACCAAAAAGGATCGACGGTTTAAGGCAAGCCTCATGAAAGCATATGGTTTCTTTGGCCCCGAAG gAACATATCAAACCTCTTCTATTGATCATTCTAATGGAAGCGATAGCTTCGGGAACGCCAGTTCGACGCTTCCGCGTGCAGAATCCTTATCCTTTCATACGGCCACGAGTTCCGCTACCGGCATAAATGGACGAACCGTCGCGAGCTCATCTTCAGTTCCCGCGTTCGTTGGGCAATCGGTGGAAACGTCTGCAATGTCGGGCACTCCAAACAAAATGACCATGCAGGATGTGACCATGGTGCTCGCACCGTTGCCACAACCGATCGCCAACGATTCGTCGAGTTCTACTCCTAGCGTTGCAAACATGCACGAGTCAACCAACGAATTGCTTGAGGATGACAACGACAGTAAAACTGGCAGCAGTTCGTTAGCCTCGACAACTTCCAGTGCCAAAATGTATCAGCCGCATACATCATCATCCCGCAAGGGACACCACCGCTATGCCGACAGTGGTGCCTCAGACGCACAGTCGGATTCTGTAACGGAGAAGATTACCGGGGGAATGCCTTTCGGTCGACGGAAGCTTAAGATGAAGTACATGAAAAAGCTAACCGGCAGAAAGGCGGGCAGCAGCGGAGGCCGTGGACGGAACGGCGCAGTAGTTGACGGTGATATCGGCACTGATGACGGCGACGGCTCGGTAGTGCCGTTAGTGCTTAACGGCCTTGGTGACGGATATGCAGCTGGCGAAGGAGAAAGTGTGAAATGA